In the genome of Populus nigra chromosome 19, ddPopNigr1.1, whole genome shotgun sequence, the window aaataatatattttcaattgcaataaaaatattttaaaataattttttaaacttcattatttataacatgtatagcttatattcacatggattgtttcttaatttttttcatatgaaatattaaaacctcaaatattttttttaatttttttttgggttgacccgggtcaacccgagACCCAGATCCTTGGCCGGTTCAATTCCCTATtcgggtttgataactatgagcTATACTGGAGTTTGTATaaccttgtttgtttttgtattttaaaattatttttaaaaaaattaaatttttttatttgttttaaattaatatttttttatgttttcatattattttgaagcgttgatgttaaaaataattttttaaaaataaaaaatattattttgaagtatttccgagttaaaaatactttaaaaaacaaccacaacatcACTCCCAATCACTCATCATCAAATTTCTTCATCTGTCTTTTTTCTTGCCTTGCCAGGGAGAATGGGGAGCAGTGTTTGAGGTGTATCCTTGAAATCTTCCTCGGCATGAATTGATTTTGACATCCACACTGCAGGCTTGTGTTTGGTGTGGTCTGCTTGCAAACTTTCTACGCAGTTAAATCTCTTGATGGACTGTTCATCTATTTTGTGAGGGAAGGCAGCTTTCCTTCGGAACATCTCAACACCGAAGGCTCTTTTCCTTTTCAGGATTAATGTGCTCGTACAGTCGCCGTGGATATTTCAGATTAGTGCCACTGTCAGTAACTCACTGATACTGTTCATGTACAGTATCAGGAGCCAAAAAGAGTATATCCTTTTCGCACTTGTAGAACACATCCCCTCAGCCTCAGGTGGAAAAGGCATTGATGGAAAAAGTTGCTCTGAAGTGCGTTGCTCACTGCTATTTATAGATATGTACCCTGAGAATGCAAGTTGGCATTTTAGACAAGAGCACAGGCTGAGGAAAAAGCCAGAAGAAAATAATCCAGAAGAGGAAGGGCTGTGGGAGAAGGATCAAATTGTAGCTAAGGATTCACAGTGCCCCTGACATTAGAAAATAATCCTTattctgtttttgtttaatatttgtcacttattcttttatattgttatttttattttgaaaccttttgttaaattgagttttgttttcaattttcccctttattttggatttatgAGGAATCCagagttataattttttctaattaggtTGCATCAAGTTTATGATAAATatcatgagtttaaaaaattaactcatataatattgattttttattgtttatattgatttttttattttaccatttgaattttatttttatgaggttatcttaatCTTTTTATCTTAATCGTGAAACGATTTGTTTGTTTAACTAGTGTTCactctagaattttttttgggtttgtttttcgtcatttatttattttttgtgtattttgcttcataattattttcacttgtcttttatttttctgattattgttttgattgaggtaagttaacctgagtttattaattattttttaaaaaaattaattaattcatattaaatttattaaaatttaaaactaatatatatatttttaatttgatttctaatttgttaTCTAACCTCGTGAATAGATTACAGGTTTTATAGATGCACCCAGGCTTACTTAGTCATATCCCCTCCTTTTTGACGATTTTCTTCCTACCATGCTTAATTATATTGGAATGTATCTTtcttattctgtttttttttttttttatcatgattacctttttttttttgtcattttattctATTCCGTCGAGTCAATGATTTTTGTTACTATTTTTTTGAAGCACTTATAATATCTTTACATTCTTATTTAATGctaagatttgtttttcctaACTTGCAGAATAGCTATTATAGcatgtttataaatattttaaagtattttttattcataaatatattaaaataatatatttttttatttttaaaaaattatttttaacatcagtatatcaaaataatttaaaaacattaaaaaaatattaatttaaaataaaaaataaaaaaatttcaaactttttcaaaaatatttttaaaacgtaaaattaaacaagataacaaaattaaaaataaaatttattttaaaatatgaaaacaaacaGAATTATATTATTCTAGAACTAGACTATCTAGAACAAGAGGGCCTAggattcatgtattttttgttcttcaccTTCTTCTCTCCCATatcttaagtttttttgttttacatttacGTACCTATTCATTGAAGGATCCCCACATAATCAAGAGTACTTATTTTGCAGGTATACAACTACCTTCTTCACCTTCGATCAATTTCTATCCAGCCTCAGAGTTTCACAACTTCATCGTGTTTCACCATGGCTTGGCTGAGCAACGGCAGCACCAAGATCaatataaatactataataTTCCAACAAAGTTCCAGTAGCCAAAGGGAAAATTACATtctttgatttaatattaaagttcaaataaatcttacattttataaaatgtatcaaaacgaaataaaaatgaaaggagattaaatctgaaataaaaacaaaataacaaaacatttaaatgaaaatgaaaataaaaaataaatttaaagttttcaaaagaaatcaagACGAGAAACATgcaatgataaaaaacaagagaacTAAATTAGAAACTTGGCCACACCATTTCATTTGAAAGGATGCTCTAGGAATTCTAATGCCGTTATGGGTTGTCAATTTCGGACACTGTACAACTCTGCACGCGCCATTAGAAGTGTACAGAATCACCTGACAAACACACgcgttagatatttttttaaaacatttttatacttattaaaatatcaaattattcatAACTTGACCTGGTCTGGTTATAACTAAAAATAGCACACTGTAGAAATCCTGATAAGGATGCACTGTCCTCGAAGCATGCAGCAATCAATAAACACCCATAATCCCACGGATAAAGGATGTTCCAAGAACTGATCATAAGAACCGACAAACAGGCATCGAGGAGAAGACGAACGTATAAGGAGATCAGAGCACCAAAAGATCAGACAAACAGGAACAGCAAACCAGAAGGAGAGCAGTTCGTCAGTACTGACACAGCATGAAGACCACACAAACCTACATATATATCCAATGAGATCCATTTAAATTAAACCAGCAAGATGGTCTCAAAGAAACCAGCATAAAAGAGCAAGGAAACAAAAGATAACGAATTAAAGAaagcaacaaattaaaaatggacAAAAAGAAGCACCAGCAGGAACAATGACAGAGAAACAGAATGAACAGAAAAACCAATGAGCCAGACCTAAGAGGGAGGCATGAAAGAGAGTAAAAAGGAGAAGCAAATGAAGCTACCTACGCGACCcaagccaaaaaaaaacagagaggataTGAAAGCATGGGAAGCCCTAGGACAACAGTAGCgtgatataacaaaaaaacaatgaaacagAACCTGAAATGATAAAACTTAAAAGGGCAAGTAAAGTCCATCTAAAATGAACAATAAAACTAACCAAACCAGAAGAGTGCTGAAAATCACCAACTTGTCAACTACCGCACAGCTTGTGagcgaaaaaaaaacaaagagacctGGAACTGTAATTCCCCAGTCAACAGTCTAGATCATGCAGACGTCCAATCAAACCCAATAATGAGCAGCTCTTCCAATGTTAAAGAGCGAAGGGCCCAGCCAAGTGGGCATTGCATTTAATGCATAATCATGATCCCGGGTCGTTTACTCTAAGGTAACAGACACGACCGAATAAAATAACCCCACCCACAACCATTTtcagttgtgtttttttttttgttttatattaacgTTGTTGTTGGTAAACATgcttataattcttaattttacaggttttaaagttaatatttatataaatttttagtagttttaagatttataatattcaaattaataatttttgaaaagtaaatttaaaatttaatttacctttctcaaaattattttaaagtttatttagtTGAtggtttgatgatttttttaaaagttatgtatttaaagtataaattatattttatgaaaataaaaaaatatatgtattttatatgaGTTCCATACAAAAATCAATCATATATCCAAACGAAACACCTCCACAAAGCCTGCCCTGCAACCTCAAGCCGCTGCCAAATCCCATCACAGCCAGTGCACAAGAAGCTGAACACACAACACCCAAAAAAACCCAGCCCTCCAAGGCTCAAAAGGAAGCGCCAACAACCCAAGGCGCGATGAGAGCAATGGAAAGCCGCACCAGTAAGAAAAGCAAAACCAGCCGAGAAAAAGATAAAGTCGCCACCATAACTGAACCACACTGCACGGTGAATGGTTTGGAATTATAATATCGACaatgatttaaagtattttttatttaaaaatatattaaaataatatttttttaaaaaaagttatttttaatattgatcaattaaaataatctaaaaataaaaaataaaaaaaaactttaataaaaaaatttcaaaatttaagggcTAGAATCATCCCACAACCTTGGAAAGATGAGGCAACTGGATGTATATTGTGCAATTCCACAGTTAACTGAGTTACGGCCCTATGGGAGCAGTTTTTGTCTTTGCGGAATAAATCgtgatttttcaaattatgattttttttaatataaaattatgatttttttatttttttattttttgaattgttttgatatattaatattaaaaataattttttaaaaataaaaaatattaccttaatatattttaaaaaaaaaaacaatttatttaaacaCTCTAAAACACCCCTTATCTACAGTATCCACGTAGTATTTTTCCATActgtttagagttttttttgttaattgttcaCTGGACAGGATGTGCGTttgatacaaaaagaaaaggagaagatgcGCCGTGGTGCCCAGAAAGCAATAAATGGTTCAACAACTGGATTAAAATTCATAAGTTGATATTGTTGAATAATTAACGACTGATCAATATCACCATGTTTTTTGTTCACCCAATATCAAGATTTGTCCCTCCTGTAAAATGAAAAGTTGACACAAGCAAAGAAGCTTGTTTACACATGGTACGTACATATGTAATCTCAATTTCCCTTACTATCTCCCCCCTTTCAGACATGGAACGGCAGCGGCCCAACATGTTCTACAAGATAAATAAACTGACTCGGCTTCAATATATCTCTCTCTCCCTGCTTCTGGCTTGCCTGTTTGGTAATTACATGATGGAGCAAGAAGGGTCCTGATGGGGGTGAATCGGATAGATATAGGTCTGAGGCATGCCTCCAACATACCCGGGCCAAGCAACCGGCTGCACTGCTggctcttctttcttctcttctttcttttctcccaCGGCTTCTACACTTGCTAACTCTGCGTAGCCTACTTTCTTTCTCAGCAAATTTGTAAGTTGTACTGCATCAACTCCATCGCCTACCACCTCTATCTGGCTCTTATCTTCCCCACCTAAACCAGCAGATTCAACACCTACAGAATcacaaaaaga includes:
- the LOC133680632 gene encoding heavy metal-associated isoprenylated plant protein 16-like yields the protein MKQKIVIKVTGKGPKSRSKALQIAVGLSGVESAGLGGEDKSQIEVVGDGVDAVQLTNLLRKKVGYAELASVEAVGEKKEEKKEEPAVQPVAWPGYVGGMPQTYIYPIHPHQDPSCSIM